The proteins below are encoded in one region of Amycolatopsis magusensis:
- a CDS encoding ABC transporter ATP-binding protein translates to MDNTWSLMMSAMRADETPRGLARGTVRRVARFARPHWRRLAVFGVLTVISAVLAVSTPLLAGQVIDVITSGGQASAVVWLALAIAGLAVLDAGLGLAERWQSSRIGEGVIFDLRRAVFEHVQRMPVAFFTRTRTGALVSRLNNDVIGAQRTFTATLSGLLTNSIQLVLTLVVMVALSWQVTLLALVLLPVFVLPARRMGHRMAALQRESSGLNASMTTQMTERFSAPGATLVKLFGRPRAEADEFASRAGRVRDIGVRTAMLTRWFMTSLTLVSALALALVYGLGGWLALHGQLAAGTVVALALLLTRLYTPLTALANVRVDVMTAFVSFERIFEVLDLDPMIKEKPEPVPLPEGAVAVEFDDVRFGYPAADRYSLASLEEVATVDGRGGDEVLHGISFRAEPGQMVALVGSSGAGKSTIASLLPRLYDVDSGAVRLSDVDVRDLSFTTLRSTVGVVTQDGHLFHDTIRANLLYARPEATDEELWDALTRARLADTMAALPDGLDTLVGERGYRLSGGERQRLTIARLLLARPRVLVLDEATAHLDSSSEAAVGEAISDALRGRTALVIAHRLSTVRAADLILVVEGGSIVERGTHEELLAADGRYAELHRTQFAEDPLHV, encoded by the coding sequence ATGGACAACACGTGGTCGCTGATGATGAGCGCGATGCGGGCGGACGAGACGCCACGCGGGCTGGCACGGGGCACCGTCCGGCGGGTGGCGAGGTTCGCCAGGCCGCATTGGCGCAGGCTCGCGGTGTTCGGCGTGCTGACGGTGATCTCCGCGGTGCTCGCGGTCAGCACCCCGCTCCTGGCCGGCCAGGTGATCGACGTGATCACCAGCGGCGGGCAGGCTTCGGCGGTGGTGTGGCTGGCACTGGCGATCGCCGGGCTGGCGGTGCTGGACGCGGGACTGGGCCTGGCCGAGCGGTGGCAGTCCTCGCGCATCGGCGAGGGCGTGATCTTCGACCTGCGGCGCGCGGTGTTCGAGCACGTGCAGCGCATGCCGGTGGCGTTCTTCACCCGCACGCGCACGGGCGCGCTCGTGAGCAGGCTGAACAACGACGTGATCGGCGCGCAGCGGACCTTCACCGCGACGCTGTCCGGCCTGCTGACGAACTCGATCCAGCTGGTGCTGACGCTGGTGGTGATGGTGGCGCTGTCCTGGCAGGTGACCCTGCTGGCGTTGGTGCTGCTGCCGGTCTTCGTGCTGCCCGCGCGGCGGATGGGGCACCGGATGGCCGCGCTGCAGCGGGAATCCTCGGGCCTGAACGCCTCGATGACCACGCAGATGACCGAGCGGTTCTCCGCGCCGGGCGCCACGCTGGTCAAGCTGTTCGGCAGGCCGCGGGCCGAGGCCGACGAGTTCGCCTCACGCGCCGGGCGCGTCCGTGACATCGGGGTGCGCACCGCGATGCTGACCCGCTGGTTCATGACCAGCCTGACATTGGTCTCGGCGCTCGCGCTGGCACTGGTCTACGGGCTGGGCGGCTGGCTGGCGCTGCACGGGCAACTGGCCGCGGGCACGGTGGTCGCGCTCGCGCTGCTGCTGACCCGGCTGTACACGCCGCTGACCGCGCTGGCGAACGTCCGGGTGGACGTGATGACCGCGTTCGTCTCGTTCGAGCGGATCTTCGAGGTGCTCGACCTGGACCCGATGATCAAGGAGAAGCCGGAACCGGTGCCGCTGCCCGAAGGCGCGGTCGCGGTGGAGTTCGACGACGTGCGCTTCGGCTACCCGGCGGCGGACCGGTACTCACTCGCCTCGCTCGAGGAAGTGGCCACTGTGGACGGTCGCGGTGGGGACGAGGTGCTGCACGGCATCAGCTTCCGCGCCGAGCCGGGGCAGATGGTGGCGCTGGTCGGTTCCTCGGGTGCGGGGAAGTCGACCATCGCCTCGCTGCTGCCGCGGCTCTACGACGTGGATTCCGGTGCGGTCCGCCTGTCCGATGTGGACGTGCGGGACCTGAGCTTCACCACGCTGCGGTCCACGGTCGGCGTGGTCACCCAGGACGGGCACCTGTTCCACGACACCATCCGCGCGAACCTGCTCTACGCGCGGCCGGAAGCGACCGACGAGGAACTGTGGGACGCGCTCACCCGGGCGCGGCTCGCCGACACCATGGCGGCGCTGCCCGACGGCCTGGACACCCTGGTCGGCGAACGCGGCTACCGGCTCTCCGGCGGCGAACGCCAGCGGCTGACCATCGCGCGCCTGCTGCTGGCCCGGCCGCGGGTGCTCGTGCTGGACGAGGCGACCGCGCACCTGGACTCGTCCTCGGAGGCAGCGGTGGGGGAGGCGATCTCGGACGCCCTGCGGGGCCGGACCGCGCTGGTCATCGCGCACCGGCTGTCGACCGTGCGCGCGGCCGACCTGATCCTCGTGGTGGAAGGCGGCAGCATCGTCGAACGCGGTACGCACGAAGAACTGCTCGCCGCGGACGGCCGCTACGCCGAACTGCACCGCACCCAGTTCGCCGAAGACCCGCTCCACGTCTGA
- a CDS encoding glycosyltransferase 87 family protein, with protein MVRQVPEGLRRLWSTHPLILDLAIYFACAVYALILASTNEFYGFRVWGNFATAAYGLAFAHTAWLLAAGHRGTRRWWHSRWTGVVCVAVVGMLAPLLTLVFRRLTGVDWLTTPWSWSAQPEVWVIERSASLLLDTGTPYVDVHALGRLPEVNDYTPYGPVMTVFGLPRALFGDGPFTDARLYFALTAALCAWASLRLLGRPRVPVAAAQLAVVFPLTALTFAVAGPDLAIIGLIVLGTTLAAKDHPLAAAAVLALVVSAKLTALPAAVVVAVLITARLGARALGTATLAFAGVCAAVNVPVLLAGPAAFLEHVVRFPAGLGAVASPATSPFPGYLIASTGETGHVLAIVLLLAAALALSWWLLRRPPVTGSDAMFRIAVGLGTSILLTPATRFGYLVYPVALFGAMLCFPRETPDERIVTSS; from the coding sequence GTGGTCCGTCAAGTTCCCGAGGGCCTGCGTCGGCTGTGGTCCACGCACCCCCTGATCCTCGATCTCGCGATCTACTTCGCCTGTGCGGTCTACGCGCTGATCCTGGCCTCTACCAACGAGTTCTACGGCTTCCGCGTCTGGGGCAACTTCGCCACGGCCGCCTACGGACTCGCCTTCGCGCACACCGCCTGGCTGCTCGCGGCCGGGCACCGCGGGACCCGCCGCTGGTGGCACAGCCGGTGGACCGGCGTGGTCTGCGTCGCCGTGGTGGGCATGCTCGCGCCGCTGCTCACCCTGGTGTTCCGCCGGCTGACCGGAGTGGACTGGCTGACCACGCCGTGGTCGTGGAGCGCGCAGCCCGAGGTCTGGGTGATCGAGCGCTCGGCTTCGCTGCTGCTCGACACCGGCACACCGTACGTGGACGTGCACGCGCTCGGCCGCCTGCCCGAGGTCAACGACTACACCCCGTACGGCCCGGTGATGACCGTGTTCGGCCTGCCGCGGGCGTTGTTCGGCGACGGCCCGTTCACCGACGCGCGGCTGTACTTCGCGCTCACCGCGGCCTTGTGCGCGTGGGCGAGCCTGCGGCTGCTCGGCCGCCCCCGGGTGCCGGTCGCCGCGGCGCAGCTGGCCGTGGTCTTCCCGCTCACCGCGCTGACCTTCGCGGTGGCCGGGCCGGACCTGGCGATCATCGGCCTGATCGTGCTCGGCACCACGCTCGCGGCGAAGGACCACCCCCTCGCCGCCGCCGCGGTGCTGGCGCTGGTGGTCAGCGCCAAGCTGACCGCGCTGCCCGCCGCGGTCGTGGTCGCGGTGCTGATCACCGCCAGGCTCGGTGCCCGCGCGCTCGGCACCGCGACCCTCGCCTTCGCCGGGGTGTGCGCCGCGGTCAACGTGCCCGTGCTGCTCGCCGGTCCCGCCGCGTTCCTCGAGCACGTGGTGCGGTTCCCGGCCGGTCTCGGCGCGGTCGCCTCACCGGCGACGAGCCCCTTCCCCGGTTACCTGATCGCGAGCACCGGCGAGACGGGCCACGTGCTCGCGATCGTCCTGCTCCTCGCCGCGGCTCTCGCGCTGAGCTGGTGGCTGCTGCGGCGGCCGCCGGTCACCGGGTCGGACGCGATGTTCCGCATCGCGGTGGGGCTGGGCACCTCGATCCTGCTCACCCCGGCCACCCGGTTCGGCTATCTGGTGTACCCGGTGGCGTTGTTCGGCGCGATGCTGTGTTTTCCGCGGGAAACCCCGGACGAGCGGATTGTTACTTCTTCTTGA
- a CDS encoding ABC-F family ATP-binding cassette domain-containing protein translates to MITASGLELRAGSRLLLADTALRIQQGDRIGLVGRNGAGKTTTLKVLAGEGEPYAGEVRHTGELGYLPQDPREGDLSVTAKDRVLSARGLDALLRDMEKAQTAMSELVDEDARDKAIRRYGRLEERFSARGGYAAESDAARICANLGLADRILAQTLSTLSGGQRRRVELARILFAASEAGASGRSDTILLLDEPTNHLDADSITWLRGFLKAHDGGLVVISHDVELLAEVVNKVWFLDATRSELDHYNMTWQRYLDARATDEKRRRRERANAEKKASALQQQAAKLGAKATKAVAAKNMARRAEQMLANLDETRQADKVAHIKFPAPAPCGRTPLTAEGLSKSYGSLEIFTGVDLAIDRGSKVVVLGLNGAGKTTLLRLLGGMEQPDTGETVPGHGLRLGYYAQEHETLDHDASVWENIRHLAPDTGAQELRNLLGSFLFTGEQLDQTAGTLSGGEKTRLALAGLVSSAANVLLLDEPTNNLDPASRAQVLEALRTYSGAVVLVTHDPGAVEALEPERVILLPDGTEDHWSPDYLELVQLA, encoded by the coding sequence TTGATCACGGCCTCCGGCCTGGAGCTGCGCGCCGGCTCCCGCCTCCTGCTCGCCGACACCGCCCTGCGCATCCAGCAGGGCGACCGCATCGGCCTCGTCGGCCGCAACGGCGCCGGCAAGACCACCACGCTGAAGGTGCTCGCCGGCGAGGGCGAGCCCTACGCCGGCGAAGTCCGCCACACCGGTGAACTCGGCTACCTGCCGCAGGACCCGCGCGAAGGCGACCTGTCGGTCACCGCCAAGGACCGCGTGCTCTCCGCGCGCGGGCTCGACGCGCTCCTGCGCGACATGGAAAAAGCCCAGACGGCGATGTCCGAACTGGTCGACGAGGACGCACGCGACAAGGCGATCCGCCGCTACGGCAGGCTGGAGGAGCGCTTCTCCGCCCGCGGCGGGTACGCGGCCGAAAGCGACGCCGCGCGCATCTGCGCCAACCTGGGCCTGGCCGACCGCATCCTGGCGCAGACCCTGAGCACGCTTTCGGGTGGCCAGCGCCGCCGGGTGGAGCTCGCGCGCATCCTGTTCGCTGCCTCCGAGGCGGGCGCCAGCGGCCGGTCCGACACCATCCTGCTGCTGGACGAGCCGACCAACCACCTCGACGCCGACTCGATCACCTGGCTGCGCGGCTTCCTCAAGGCCCACGACGGCGGGCTGGTGGTGATCAGCCACGACGTGGAACTGCTCGCCGAGGTGGTCAACAAGGTCTGGTTCCTCGACGCCACGCGCAGCGAGCTCGACCACTACAACATGACCTGGCAGCGCTACCTCGATGCGCGCGCCACCGACGAGAAGCGCCGCCGCCGCGAGCGCGCCAACGCCGAGAAGAAGGCTTCCGCGCTGCAGCAGCAGGCGGCCAAGCTCGGGGCCAAGGCGACCAAGGCGGTGGCCGCGAAGAACATGGCCCGCCGCGCCGAGCAGATGCTGGCCAACCTCGACGAGACGCGCCAGGCCGACAAGGTCGCGCACATCAAGTTCCCGGCGCCCGCGCCGTGCGGGCGCACCCCGCTCACCGCGGAGGGGCTGTCGAAGTCCTACGGCTCGCTGGAGATCTTCACCGGTGTGGACCTCGCCATCGACCGCGGGTCCAAAGTGGTGGTACTCGGCTTGAACGGCGCCGGGAAGACCACCCTGCTGCGGCTGCTGGGCGGAATGGAGCAGCCGGACACCGGCGAGACCGTCCCCGGGCACGGCCTGCGGCTGGGCTACTACGCCCAGGAACACGAAACCCTCGACCACGACGCGAGTGTTTGGGAGAACATCCGCCACCTCGCGCCGGACACCGGCGCGCAGGAACTGCGGAACCTGCTCGGCTCCTTCCTCTTCACCGGCGAGCAGCTCGACCAGACGGCGGGCACGCTGTCCGGTGGCGAGAAGACCCGCCTCGCGCTGGCCGGGCTGGTTTCCAGCGCCGCCAACGTGCTCCTGCTCGACGAGCCGACGAACAACCTGGACCCGGCCAGCCGCGCCCAGGTGCTCGAAGCGCTGCGGACCTACTCCGGCGCGGTGGTGCTGGTGACGCACGACCCCGGCGCGGTCGAGGCGCTCGAACCCGAACGCGTGATCCTGCTGCCCGACGGCACCGAGGACCATTGGTCCCCGGACTACCTCGAACTCGTGCAACTGGCCTGA
- a CDS encoding helix-turn-helix domain-containing protein translates to MADLKKGARITGNTRDKLAADLKKKYEKGASIRALAESTGRSYGFVHRVLSESGVQLRGRGGATRVKKK, encoded by the coding sequence GTGGCTGACCTGAAGAAGGGCGCGCGGATCACCGGTAACACGCGCGACAAGCTGGCCGCAGACCTGAAGAAGAAATACGAGAAGGGCGCGAGCATTCGCGCGCTGGCCGAGTCCACCGGACGGTCCTACGGATTCGTCCACCGGGTGCTTTCGGAATCCGGCGTGCAGCTTCGCGGGCGCGGTGGGGCCACCCGGGTCAAGAAGAAGTAA